A portion of the Oscillospiraceae bacterium genome contains these proteins:
- a CDS encoding ATP-binding protein: MIPFLKKNKDGKKPPKPTVPRTAQESIPFQRMFEDGTCRVRPGYYTRTIQYQDINYQLAQQEDKTAIFEEWCSFLNFFDSSIHFELSFVNTATDSADFEKSIRIPYQQDGFDDVRAEYSQMLRQQLSKGNNGLTKTKFLTYGIEGDSMAQVKPRLEHIQNDLMNNFHRLGVLAKPLDGTERLRLMHGMLNMDGANKFHFNWKDLVKSGLSVKDAIAPTALAFKNSRTFQMGGIFGAVSFLNITASDLSDQLLKDFLDMDSSQIVTMHIQSVDQNKAIKTIKHTITELDRSKIEEQKKAVRAGYDMDVLPSDLATYGRDAKALLKELQSQNERMFLVTFLVLNTGKTEQELETNVFQAVSIAQKHNCELCRLDFQQEQGLMSSLPLADCQIEIQRGLTTSSTAIFVPFTTQELFDNGKESLYYGLNALSNNLIMIDRKKLKNPNGLILGTPGSGKSFSAKREICNAFLVTDDDIIICDPEAEYAPLVERLHGQVIHISPASTQYINPMDINSNYSEEDNPLALKADFVLSLCELVVGGKEGLQPVEKTVIDRCVHVIYRKYFENPTPENMPLLEDLYNALLTQDEPEARHVAAALEIYVKGSLNIFNHHTNVDINNRIVCFDIKQLGKQLKKLGMLIVQDAVWGRVTANRSAGKSTRYYADEFHLLLKEEQTAAYSVEIWKRFRKWGGIPTALTQNVKDLLASPEVSNIFENSDFVYMLNQANGDRQILAKQLNISPHQLSYVTHSGEGEGLLFFGNVILPFVDHFPKDLELYRILTTRLSEVAEAQKHE; the protein is encoded by the coding sequence GTGATTCCGTTTCTGAAAAAGAATAAGGATGGCAAAAAGCCGCCCAAGCCCACGGTGCCCCGCACGGCACAGGAGAGCATTCCGTTCCAACGGATGTTTGAGGACGGTACCTGCCGTGTCCGTCCCGGCTACTACACCCGCACCATCCAGTATCAGGATATCAATTATCAGCTCGCGCAGCAGGAGGATAAGACCGCCATTTTTGAGGAATGGTGCAGTTTTCTCAACTTTTTCGACAGCTCTATCCACTTTGAGCTGTCCTTTGTGAATACCGCCACCGATTCGGCAGACTTTGAAAAGTCCATCCGCATCCCGTACCAGCAGGATGGCTTTGACGATGTGCGCGCCGAGTACAGCCAGATGCTGCGGCAGCAGCTTTCCAAGGGCAACAACGGCTTGACAAAGACCAAGTTCCTGACCTACGGCATCGAGGGCGACAGCATGGCGCAGGTCAAGCCGCGGCTGGAGCACATCCAGAACGACCTGATGAACAACTTTCACAGGTTGGGCGTTCTGGCAAAGCCGCTGGACGGTACGGAGCGCCTGCGGCTGATGCACGGGATGCTGAACATGGACGGTGCCAACAAGTTCCACTTCAACTGGAAAGACCTTGTAAAAAGCGGCCTTTCCGTAAAGGATGCCATTGCACCCACTGCACTGGCGTTTAAGAACAGCCGTACCTTTCAGATGGGCGGCATCTTCGGGGCGGTCAGCTTCCTGAATATCACGGCTTCTGACCTGAGTGACCAGTTGCTGAAGGATTTTCTGGACATGGATTCCAGCCAGATCGTTACCATGCACATCCAGTCTGTTGACCAGAACAAGGCCATCAAAACCATCAAGCACACCATCACCGAACTCGACCGCAGCAAGATCGAAGAGCAGAAAAAAGCTGTTCGCGCCGGATACGACATGGACGTGCTGCCGTCTGATTTGGCGACTTATGGGCGGGACGCAAAAGCCCTGCTGAAAGAATTGCAGAGTCAGAACGAGAGAATGTTTTTGGTGACGTTCCTTGTCCTGAACACCGGCAAGACTGAGCAGGAACTGGAAACCAACGTGTTTCAGGCGGTCAGCATTGCGCAGAAGCACAACTGCGAATTATGCCGCCTTGATTTTCAGCAGGAGCAGGGGCTGATGAGCAGCCTGCCGCTGGCAGACTGCCAGATCGAGATCCAGCGCGGCCTGACCACCAGCAGTACGGCAATTTTTGTGCCGTTTACCACGCAGGAACTGTTCGATAACGGCAAGGAAAGCCTGTATTATGGCTTGAACGCCCTGTCCAACAACCTGATTATGATTGACCGCAAAAAGCTGAAGAACCCCAACGGTCTGATTTTGGGCACTCCCGGTTCCGGTAAATCCTTCAGCGCAAAGCGTGAGATCTGCAATGCGTTCCTCGTGACGGACGATGATATCATCATCTGCGACCCGGAAGCAGAGTACGCTCCGCTGGTGGAGCGTCTGCATGGGCAGGTCATCCACATCAGCCCTGCCAGCACCCAGTATATCAACCCTATGGACATCAACAGCAACTATTCGGAAGAGGATAACCCGCTGGCTTTGAAAGCCGACTTTGTACTGTCCCTGTGCGAACTGGTGGTGGGCGGCAAAGAAGGGTTGCAGCCGGTGGAAAAGACGGTCATTGACCGCTGCGTCCATGTAATCTATCGCAAGTATTTCGAGAATCCCACCCCAGAAAATATGCCGCTGTTGGAAGATCTGTACAACGCCCTGCTGACGCAAGACGAACCAGAAGCACGCCATGTGGCGGCTGCGCTGGAAATCTACGTCAAGGGCAGTTTGAACATTTTTAACCACCACACCAACGTGGATATCAATAACCGCATTGTCTGTTTTGACATCAAGCAGCTTGGCAAGCAGCTCAAAAAGTTGGGTATGCTCATCGTGCAGGATGCTGTGTGGGGGCGTGTGACCGCCAACCGCAGTGCCGGAAAATCCACCCGGTACTATGCAGACGAGTTCCATTTGCTCTTGAAGGAAGAGCAGACTGCTGCTTATTCCGTGGAAATTTGGAAGCGTTTCCGTAAGTGGGGCGGCATTCCGACAGCCCTAACGCAGAATGTCAAAGATCTGCTGGCAAGTCCCGAAGTATCGAATATTTTTGAAAACTCGGACTTTGTGTATATGCTCAATCAAGCCAACGGAGACCGGCAGATTTTGGCGAAGCAGCTCAACATCTCGCCCCATCAGCTTTCCTACGTCACTCACTCCGGTGAGGGCGAAGGGCTGCTGTTCTTCGGCAACGTGATCCTACCCTTTGTTGACCACTTCCCGAAAGACCTTGAACTCTACCGCATCCTTACGACCCGCCTTTCCGAAGTTGCGGAGGCGCAAAAGCATGAGTGA
- a CDS encoding DUF4315 family protein: MSEKSDKLRAMLEKEKERHIKLNNRIEILERRIQEEDSAEVNEMVRTAKVTPEQLAALLRQSATTTPNPAALSAVGATFEKEDADED; the protein is encoded by the coding sequence ATGAGCGAAAAATCGGATAAGCTGCGGGCGATGCTGGAAAAAGAGAAGGAACGCCACATCAAGCTGAACAACCGTATCGAGATTCTGGAGCGGCGCATTCAGGAGGAAGATTCTGCCGAGGTCAACGAGATGGTGCGGACTGCAAAGGTCACGCCGGAACAGCTCGCCGCCCTGCTGCGGCAGTCGGCTACCACCACCCCGAACCCGGCTGCGCTGTCTGCCGTGGGTGCCACTTTCGAGAAGGAGGATGCAGATGAGGATTAA
- a CDS encoding C40 family peptidase produces MSEKQPKLKFEEDKERTATRSPPKKSKVEQSKPKKQKLKLDADKAAEKAQHLRFGKAEITPDEASRMTKQQKRAMYVAAAARSAVHREVDPYEDDNVGTQALSEGEKAAGNVRDISKSRYARKLKKKAKMQGKKGTKTAKSSASGPTVPQDAGASGTGENGSNWLSRWKQRQEIHKSYYAAARSGTAAQTAGGKAASNGASAARSGVEQAVEKGKTAVSTAVKGLMNAAKGNAHVLVIVGVFLLLILMVMSGFSSCGILFSGGTQVSGQTMYSAEDRDIRGAEQDYKKLEKELDKKIKRTPTDHPGYNEYQYHLDPIEHDPWQLTSFLTTLYDDYTRSEVQGKLKETFKKQYKLTTWVEVQIRYKTVWVISPAGIPVPTQVPYEYRIFHTKLVNKGLEVVIREELNNDQWKRYEIFQDTLGGRPYLFNGGLPPGGSDGSGTPGIDYQVPAEALTDEEFAAIYEEAQKYVGTPYVWGGSTPETGFDCSGYVCWVYNQNGYDVGRTTANGLWNKSQHISEAEAKPGDLVFFEGTYDTVGKSHVGIYLGNGMMVSAGDPIKYANIHSSYWEKHLAGFGRLSK; encoded by the coding sequence ATGAGTGAGAAACAGCCGAAGCTGAAATTTGAGGAGGACAAGGAGCGCACGGCCACACGCTCCCCTCCGAAAAAGTCGAAGGTCGAGCAGTCTAAGCCCAAAAAGCAGAAGCTGAAACTGGACGCAGATAAAGCAGCGGAAAAGGCGCAGCACCTGCGTTTTGGCAAAGCCGAGATCACCCCGGATGAAGCGTCCCGTATGACAAAGCAGCAGAAACGTGCTATGTATGTCGCTGCTGCCGCCCGGTCTGCGGTGCATCGGGAAGTTGACCCGTATGAGGATGATAATGTGGGCACGCAGGCGTTGAGCGAGGGCGAAAAGGCGGCAGGAAATGTCCGGGATATTTCCAAGAGCCGCTATGCCCGAAAGCTGAAAAAGAAAGCCAAGATGCAGGGCAAGAAAGGCACCAAAACCGCTAAATCTTCTGCATCGGGGCCAACTGTGCCACAAGATGCAGGCGCATCCGGCACCGGCGAGAACGGCTCCAACTGGCTTTCACGCTGGAAGCAGCGGCAAGAAATCCACAAAAGCTACTATGCCGCCGCCCGGTCGGGCACGGCGGCGCAGACCGCAGGCGGCAAAGCGGCATCCAACGGTGCATCTGCCGCCCGGTCCGGCGTGGAACAGGCCGTAGAAAAAGGCAAAACAGCCGTCAGCACCGCTGTAAAGGGGCTGATGAATGCCGCAAAAGGCAACGCACACGTTCTGGTGATCGTGGGCGTTTTTCTTTTGCTCATCCTCATGGTGATGTCAGGCTTTTCCTCCTGCGGCATCCTCTTTTCAGGCGGCACACAGGTGTCCGGGCAGACCATGTACTCCGCCGAGGACAGGGACATCCGCGGTGCAGAGCAGGATTACAAGAAGCTGGAAAAGGAACTGGATAAGAAAATCAAGCGCACCCCCACCGACCATCCCGGCTACAACGAGTACCAGTATCACCTTGACCCCATCGAGCATGACCCATGGCAGTTGACCTCTTTTCTCACGACTCTCTATGACGATTACACCCGGTCAGAGGTGCAGGGCAAGTTGAAGGAGACCTTCAAAAAGCAGTATAAGCTGACCACATGGGTAGAGGTGCAGATACGGTATAAGACCGTGTGGGTCATCAGCCCGGCAGGAATCCCGGTTCCCACGCAGGTGCCTTATGAGTACCGCATTTTTCACACTAAATTGGTGAATAAAGGGCTGGAAGTGGTCATCCGGGAAGAACTGAATAACGACCAATGGAAACGTTACGAGATTTTCCAAGATACCTTGGGAGGTAGACCTTATCTATTCAACGGCGGATTGCCGCCCGGCGGCTCCGATGGCTCCGGCACACCGGGCATTGATTATCAGGTTCCGGCAGAAGCTCTGACGGACGAGGAATTTGCCGCCATCTACGAGGAAGCCCAAAAGTATGTGGGTACGCCCTATGTGTGGGGCGGTTCTACCCCGGAAACCGGGTTCGATTGCAGCGGCTATGTCTGCTGGGTGTACAACCAGAACGGCTATGATGTAGGACGCACCACCGCCAACGGTTTGTGGAACAAGAGCCAGCACATTTCCGAAGCAGAAGCAAAGCCCGGTGATCTGGTTTTCTTTGAAGGAACGTATGATACCGTCGGGAAGAGCCATGTGGGCATTTACCTCGGAAACGGCATGATGGTCAGTGCCGGAGACCCCATCAAGTACGCAAACATTCACTCGTCCTACTGGGAGAAGCATCTCGCCGGGTTCGGACGGCTTTCAAAATGA
- a CDS encoding DUF4366 domain-containing protein, which yields MQMRIKKLGALLVSAALCAGMAAPAFAFEGEAAPVEQPVLPEVVEDIVTVTDETSGALTPEGNLTLVDDYHTNYSDGSGQQFITLVSKSGATFYLVIDRNAKGQQTVHFMNLVDEADLLALMEEEDADAYTAEKEAAAQAEQDRLKAEEEAKKAAEEAAASGTEQPKENKVTKIASGFLGVVVLIALAAGGGFYAFTKQKQKKQAEKEALDPDANYTEDKGDFEIPTDVPDEDETPDEQDTEPI from the coding sequence ATGCAGATGAGGATTAAGAAACTGGGCGCACTGCTGGTATCGGCGGCACTGTGCGCTGGCATGGCAGCTCCCGCTTTTGCCTTTGAGGGCGAAGCTGCCCCGGTGGAGCAGCCGGTTCTGCCGGAGGTGGTGGAGGATATTGTCACCGTCACGGACGAAACCTCTGGTGCCCTGACCCCGGAGGGCAATCTGACGCTGGTGGATGATTACCACACCAACTATTCCGATGGCAGCGGCCAGCAGTTCATCACGCTGGTGTCGAAGTCGGGAGCCACCTTCTATCTGGTCATCGATCGCAACGCCAAAGGACAGCAGACCGTCCACTTTATGAATCTGGTGGACGAAGCAGACCTTTTGGCTCTGATGGAGGAAGAAGATGCCGATGCCTACACCGCCGAAAAGGAAGCAGCGGCGCAGGCGGAACAGGATAGGCTGAAAGCCGAGGAAGAAGCGAAAAAAGCCGCCGAAGAAGCGGCGGCATCCGGCACGGAACAGCCCAAGGAAAACAAGGTCACAAAGATCGCATCCGGCTTTCTGGGCGTGGTGGTGCTGATTGCGCTGGCGGCAGGCGGCGGCTTCTATGCTTTCACAAAGCAGAAACAGAAAAAGCAGGCAGAAAAAGAAGCCCTTGACCCCGATGCAAACTACACCGAGGACAAGGGCGATTTTGAGATCCCCACCGATGTGCCGGACGAGGACGAAACCCCGGACGAGCAGGACACCGAACCCATCTGA